One part of the Pecten maximus chromosome 9, xPecMax1.1, whole genome shotgun sequence genome encodes these proteins:
- the LOC117334446 gene encoding uncharacterized protein LOC117334446, whose product MAEVLGAAFIPYYGHLIEILETNPEMKKSAKGIFKQMAWGAGGTAVGGVLLGPAGALVGGLAGSLIGYMKSDDYQAMIVVMKNLSDSDKERIVRKVQELVGSVGVEELVRFIGSQVQRDALLHLLRGALSDLKGG is encoded by the exons ATGGCAGAGGTTCTTGGTGCGGCCTTCATACCCTATTATGGACATCTGATAGAAATTTTGGAGACCAACCCAGAAATGAAAAAGAGTGCAAAAG GGATTTTCAAACAGATGGCATGGGGTGCAGGAGGCACAGCAGTTGGAGGAGTTTTATTGGGGCCTGCTGGGGCACTTGTAGGGGGACTGGCTG GATCACTGATTGGCTACATGAAGTCCGACGATTACCAGGCTATGATTGTAGTGATGAAAAACCTCAGCGACAGTGATAAAGAAAGAATAGTGAGAAAAGTACAGGAATTAGTAGGAAGTGTTGGTGTTGAGGAACTAGTTCGCTTCATCGGGTCGCAGGTCCAGCGAGACGCATTGTTACACCTTCTCCGAGGAGCTCTTAGCGACTTAAAGGGAGGCTGA
- the LOC117334448 gene encoding transmembrane protein 272-like yields the protein MSDPPSYDDSAASHQMSSGAEKAPKPVTSRDVEMNAPPPAYDSLFGKLKEANKKSEGKVDFAKTAMGIICGSVLFIICVGLSLALPIAEIAIGASYLHDCPAERLIPIYLIVAGVFGTMKGIGLIGQSVKSKKDETEGDENEQKKSTNAFDSLTNLFLFAWFICGNVWVYGLKDEWVSSPATAGNYCHPTLYYFSFWVITTTYIIMGVGCLIACIMIGVFCCIVGKNSE from the exons GCAGAAAAGGCGCCCAAACCAGTCACCTCCAGAGACGTCGAAATGAATG CCCCTCCGCCGGCCTACGATTCTTTATTTGGGAAACTAAAAGAAGCAAATAAGAAATCGGAAGGGAAAGTTGACTTTGCCAAAACAGCCATGGGCATCATATGCGGTTCAG TTTTGTTCATCATATGCGTTGGACTGAGTTTGGCTCTACCTATAGCAGAAATTGCAATAG GTGCGTCGTACCTTCACGACTGTCCAGCCGAGCGGCTCATACCAATTTACTTGATAGTGGCCGGCGTGTTTGGGACAATGAAAGGAATAGGACTTATAGGTCAGAGTGTTAAATCGAAAAAAGACGAGACCGAGGGCGATGAGAATGAGCAGAAGAAGTCCACAAATGCATTTGATAGCCTTACCAACCTGTTTTTGTTTGCATGGTTTATTTGTG GAAATGTATGGGTGTACGGATTGAAGGATGAATGGGTGTCTTCGCCTGCCACCGCTGGGAACTACTGCCACCCTACTCTCTACTACTTCTCCTTCTGGGTCATCACCACCACCTATATCATCATGGGTGTCGGCTGCCTCATCGCCTGCATCATGATCGGTGTCTTCTGTTGTATCGTTGGCAAGAATTCAGAATAA